The following proteins are co-located in the Spea bombifrons isolate aSpeBom1 chromosome 3, aSpeBom1.2.pri, whole genome shotgun sequence genome:
- the LOC128484455 gene encoding desmin-like, which produces MMSASPERISSYRRHFDEFGSSSVVRLRVSSPSPPRQRRSASYSRETCEEYTVGRRAASATRRPRSMVASGFGAVVGQLVDLEAASAANQEFLSTRSSEKKEMIVLNDRLTKYIERVRDLEQQNATAQVELDALRSRCVRPSALRALYEEQLRDLRREAEQAKLQRDIAVAAKKSASDQLTAIKKHYEEAVEGRKKAEGDLEAFRPDVDAATAARISLEKQLETLEAEIAFLLRVHGEETEELMKRIYNLTASCDLSFSIPDFAAALRDIQTEYEEIAAKNLQEMDEWYKSKFVDFSQASTKHVERVRHYRGDMANCKRSIKSKEMELESLKNRNASLEAQVKETQEKNRNEIEELQEKIRTLEEDLKSLKEKIALHMREYQNLLSVKMALDIEIATYRKLIEGEDSRLGASVGGVFTQNKVLSSLQVSSSETISKHQCVERNERTTVHLS; this is translated from the exons ATGATGAGTGCAAGCCCAGAGAGGATCTCTTCTTACCGCCGGCACTTTGATGAGTTCGGCAGCAGCTCAGTGGTGAGACTGAGGGTCAGCAGCCCATCCCCTCCCAGGCAGAGAAGATCAGCAAGCTACAGTCGGGAGACCTGCGAAGAGTACACTGTGGGCAGGAGGGCAGCTTCAGCCACCCGCCGACCCCGCAG TATGGTGGCCTCTGGTTTTGGGGCTGTggtggggcagctggtggacctGGAAGCCGCCAGTGCAGCCAACCAAGAGTTCTTGAGCACCAGAAGCAGTGAGAAAAAGGAGATGATTGTTCTCAACGATCGATTGACCAAGTACATCGAAAGG GTGCGAGATCTGGAGCAACAGAACGCCACCGCCCAGGTGGAGCTGGACGCGCTCCGCAGCCGCTGTGTCCGGCCGTCTGCGCTGCGTGCGCTGTATGAGGAGCAACTGCGGGACCTGCGCCGGGAGGCAGAGCAGGCTAAACTGCAAAGG GACATAGCAGTGGCTGCCAAGAAATCAGCGTCTGACCAACTCACTGCTATAAAGAAGCACTACGAAGAAGCAGttgaggggaggaaaaaagctgAAGGGGACCTTGAAGCTTTCCGCCCT GATGTGGATGCAGCCACTGCAGCTCGAATATCACTAGAAAAACAGCTGGAGACCCTGGAAGCAGAGATTGCCTTCTTACTGAGAGTTCACGGGGAG GAGACTGAAGAACTGATGAAGCGCATCTACAATCTGACCGCCTCCTGTGATCTCTCATTCTCCATCCCAGACTTCGCTGCTGCTCTAAGGGACATTCAGACAGAATATGAAGAAATTGCAGCCAAGAACCTGCAG GAGATGGACGAGTGGTATAAAAGCAAATTTGTTGACTTCAGTCAAGCTTCTACAAAACATGTGGAAAGAGTGAGACATTACCGAGGAGACATGGCAAACTGCAAGAGAAGC ATTAAAAGCAAAGAAATGGAGCTTGAATCGCTCAAGAACAGAAATGCCAGTTTGGAAGCTCAAGTTAAGGAAACTCAAGAAAAGAACAGGAATGAGATAGAAGAATTACAG GAGAAAATAAGAACGTTGGAAGAGGACTTGAAGTCACTGAAGGAGAAGATTGCTTTACACATGCGGGAATATCAGAATTTACTAAGTGTGAAGATGGCATTGGATATTGAGATAGCCACATACAG GAAACTCATTGAAGGGGAGGACAGTAGACTTGGTGCTTCTGTGGGTGGAGTGTTCACCCAGAACAAAGTGTTATCATCCCTGCAAGTGAGCTCTTCTGAGACCATCTCCAAACACCAGTGTGTGGAGCGCAACGAGAGGACAACAGTGCACCTAAG CTAA